The genomic stretch GGTCAGGGTTTGTTGATCGCGCGCGGGAATGTTGACGACAAACTCGCGCGATTTGCGGATGAGCGCGTGCGAGTAGCGATTTGGGCGCACGGATATCGCGAGGCGCGGCGGCTCGGCGGAGACGGACGCCACTCGATTGCACGTGAACACATCCGGATTGTCGCCGCCGGTGGTGACGATTACAACGGCGACCGGATACAAAGTCGTGTTGGGTTCCAAGATTCGTTTTGCCATTACATCAACTTGTCGAACTTGAACTGTCCCTGATAGCGAAACGCTTCCGCCATCGCCGCTCCGGAATGACTGAGGACGCCGTGATACATCGCGAGCGCGCGATCCATTTCGTGATGCAGGGCGCGTCCGAGTTCAAGGTGGTCATCTTTCACGGCATCGTAATTCGGCACGATGTTATGCAGGACCGCGTCGCCGATGCGTTCCTTCATTACTTGCGCCGAATACGAAAGTTGGAATCCTAACTCGTCGAGCGCTTTTTGTTTCAGCGTGAACGTCGTCCCGATTTCGACGACGCAGTTGGCGTGTTCGGGCGACATGTAATAAATATCGCGGATGGAGTGCGGCGCAAAGCCGCCGCACTCGGCGATGCGCCAATCGCGGTTCGCGATCGCGACGGATTCGAGATACAAGAGCATCGCCAAGCGCCGATCCGGATCGAGGTCGTGGTACGAGTGCTCTGGATCCTGGGTGATGAGAATGTCCGGTTTCAATTCGCGGAACACGCGCACCAGTTTCACTTTTGACGGAATGTCCGGTTGCACTTCGCCGTAATTAAAACCGAGGAACTGCACCGATTTGACGCCAAGGATTTTCGCGGCTTGCTCGATCTGCGGACGACTGGTTTCGCGCGAAAGCAAAACGGCGGCATGGACATTATCGCCGGCTTGCGCGTGCAAGGCAAGGGTCCCGCCGACTTCGACGATTTCGAGACCGAACGTTGCGAGCATCAAAATGGTTTTCGACACAAGACTCCTCCGTGAGTTGAAACATCTTTCTATGTTCCTCGTTTGTCAAAAAAGATTGCTTATTTGCGTTTTGCGCGATGCACCGCGCCGAGTTGCGCGTGCTCTGTGTGGTGTTGTGCTTCTTCGAGAATCGCCGCGATGTGCACGTCCTCGATAGAATAGAAAATCTGGTTGCCGTGCCGATGGTATTCCACCAAGCCGGCGTCGCGCAAACGGCGCAGGTGATGTGACACCGAAGAGGGGGAAGCGCCGACGATGACGGCGATTTCGTTGACGCTCCGCTCGCCTTGCGTGAGCGCGAAAATCACTTTGGCGCGCGTCAGATCGGACAACGCTTGAAAAAGCTTGATCACGCAAAGTAGGTCTTGCTCGTCTGGCAATTGGAGGTCGCGCGAACGCAAGTGGTGATGTCCGCCGTGGTCGGAGTGTTTAGGCATCGGGCTGCTCAGAATCGGAGTATTTGAACATCTGAACGATTGTTCATATAGATTATATACCTCGGCTCCATTTGTGTCAAATCAGGTAACGATGAATGGAATACAAAAACCCCTTGCGGTCTCTACACGCACAGGGGTTCTGGGAAATCGCGGCGCACACTGATATCGAACTCGTTCCGTGGACGAATATAGATGGACCGCAAGCCGCGTTGCGGCAGGTATTGGGATCAAAAACGATGCTGGGTTCGCTTGCGGTGGATGGCGCGACGCGCGCAGATTTCTTGATGCACTTGCAAGCGAAGGTGACGAGTAAAAAAACGATCAGTTCCGAGACACACCTTGCGCCATTGCGCCAATATTAATCGGATAGCATTGACCACGCCTCGACGGATAAAATTCCCAGGTTTCTTCGTGTGTGGCACTCTCGCCACACGCCAACCGCGTAATTGGCGCAAGTGTTTCGAGTTCGAGGTATTTGTCATTGCAGTATACTGCCGCGTTGCAGTGCAAGTCGGGATGCGGCGCATTCGCGTGAACGGCAAACCGCTTGACGAACAGCACACCGGCGCGCCAGTACGCGATCCACCCAGCGCGATTGAAATGACCGATTTTGCAGGGCGGTACCTGCGGGCGGGCATGAACACGCACCGCATCGTCAGATAGCTCGAGCCGTGAATCGTCGAGACGCGTATACGACCACAAAACCAAATTGCGATTGGGCAACAAGCTATGTTCGTCCCCTGCGCCGCTCATCTGCGGAAGAATCGCAATCCTGCCGAGCCGCAGCATGGTGATCGCCCACGGCGCAAGTTCGATCGCTTGGTTGCCGGTATTTTCGATGCGATGCGTCAACGTCAACGCGGCGCGCTCACGCGCGAGACGAATCGCCATGCTCTTGCGAATGCCTGTCATCAGCTCAATCGGTTGATGCAAGCATACGCCGTCTGCTAATTCTTCGATGGTGACCGGCGTGTTTTCGGGCTGGTACGTTTGCGGCATTTGTTCGGGCGTGTACCACAAGCGATGCCCGCCGCGAAAAAAATAATCGC from Chloroflexota bacterium encodes the following:
- a CDS encoding GlcNAc-PI de-N-acetylase; protein product: MSKTILMLATFGLEIVEVGGTLALHAQAGDNVHAAVLLSRETSRPQIEQAAKILGVKSVQFLGFNYGEVQPDIPSKVKLVRVFRELKPDILITQDPEHSYHDLDPDRRLAMLLYLESVAIANRDWRIAECGGFAPHSIRDIYYMSPEHANCVVEIGTTFTLKQKALDELGFQLSYSAQVMKERIGDAVLHNIVPNYDAVKDDHLELGRALHHEMDRALAMYHGVLSHSGAAMAEAFRYQGQFKFDKLM
- a CDS encoding winged helix-turn-helix transcriptional regulator, giving the protein MPKHSDHGGHHHLRSRDLQLPDEQDLLCVIKLFQALSDLTRAKVIFALTQGERSVNEIAVIVGASPSSVSHHLRRLRDAGLVEYHRHGNQIFYSIEDVHIAAILEEAQHHTEHAQLGAVHRAKRK